Proteins co-encoded in one Victivallis lenta genomic window:
- a CDS encoding sialidase family protein yields MDDADRLNSPLLPPRFLPGAPDEPFRFQGIPGIEATRGGNRFAVWYGGGDGEGPQNFLMLARRNPKNPNEWPIVLRVVHPGREIRCFDAALWLDPAGKLRLFWSQSRCRETGKDVSDGVNGVWQSVCAEPDAPVPNWTRPERLCDGIMLNKPCIASDGSWLLPVSVWGDGIGGGKLPESLRDVSGANLFVSTDGGQSFRRRGLARVEEGRLFDEHLFVERRDGSLLMLIRTLYGIAESRSTDGGQSWTPPQRSRLRGPGSRFALRRLKSGSLLLINHQCGVPFSPVREKLTAYLSDDDGESWTAGMMIDPRTGVSYPDFTEESNGAILCVYDRDRYGDGEILLAEFTPDDVRKGVLPRPPQTISALRNRTGENTEIPTTGEQIKELA; encoded by the coding sequence ATGGACGATGCCGACCGTCTGAACTCCCCCCTGCTTCCGCCGCGTTTCCTGCCGGGCGCGCCGGATGAGCCGTTCCGCTTTCAGGGCATCCCCGGCATCGAAGCCACCCGGGGCGGGAACCGGTTCGCCGTCTGGTACGGCGGCGGCGACGGCGAAGGACCGCAGAATTTTCTGATGCTGGCGCGCCGGAACCCGAAAAATCCCAATGAATGGCCGATTGTGCTGCGCGTCGTCCACCCGGGACGCGAAATCCGCTGCTTCGACGCCGCACTCTGGCTGGACCCGGCCGGAAAGCTGCGGCTGTTCTGGAGCCAGTCCCGCTGCCGGGAGACCGGCAAGGATGTCTCCGACGGGGTCAACGGCGTCTGGCAGAGCGTCTGCGCGGAGCCCGACGCACCGGTTCCGAACTGGACGCGGCCGGAACGGCTCTGCGACGGAATCATGCTGAACAAGCCCTGTATCGCTTCGGATGGAAGCTGGCTGCTGCCGGTTTCCGTCTGGGGGGACGGCATCGGCGGCGGAAAACTGCCGGAATCGCTGCGCGACGTCTCCGGAGCAAATCTCTTCGTCTCGACGGACGGCGGACAAAGCTTCCGGCGCCGCGGGCTCGCCCGGGTCGAAGAAGGGCGGCTCTTCGATGAACATCTCTTCGTCGAACGCCGCGACGGATCGCTCCTGATGCTGATCCGGACCCTGTACGGCATCGCGGAGAGCCGCTCGACGGACGGCGGACAAAGCTGGACCCCGCCGCAGCGGTCGCGCCTGCGCGGACCGGGGTCGCGCTTCGCGCTGCGCCGGTTGAAGTCCGGTTCGCTGCTGCTGATCAACCATCAGTGTGGGGTGCCCTTCAGCCCGGTCCGCGAAAAGCTGACGGCGTACCTCTCGGATGATGACGGCGAAAGCTGGACGGCCGGAATGATGATCGACCCGCGCACCGGCGTCTCCTATCCGGATTTCACGGAAGAGAGCAACGGCGCCATTCTCTGCGTCTACGACCGCGACCGGTACGGAGACGGCGAGATCCTGCTGGCGGAATTCACCCCGGACGATGTCCGGAAAGGCGTGCTGCCCCGCCCGCCGCAAACCATCAGCGCACTGCGGAACCGAACCGGTGAAAATACGGAAATCCCGACAAC
- a CDS encoding helix-turn-helix domain-containing protein produces the protein MNVLHWEELCFRSSSIMKLFRHQLPNGGEIEEHEHDFHEIFWVLSGEGVHEVNGERTRLRHGDLVWIRPRDRHRLTAVSRKPLQFCNLAFPANIIAGLIARYEEFRYYFGGDNRQPIMIPLSESLFEWLERGAAGLRNCPDSRLALDRFLMNLIGELAAMRMNPYRSCPPWLQEAAAELERNPEHLKLGSRALALLAGRTPEHVARELRRFAGMTPSEAVNRARIDYAARLLTGSDLTITEIAYQCGFGSLSGFFPAFQRFCRETPLEYRRAHRNFEQSCCPKKSGSVFTAGRSGSAGARR, from the coding sequence ATGAACGTTCTGCACTGGGAGGAGCTCTGCTTCCGTTCCTCCTCCATTATGAAGCTGTTCAGGCACCAGTTGCCGAACGGCGGGGAGATTGAGGAGCACGAGCACGATTTTCATGAGATTTTCTGGGTGCTTTCCGGCGAAGGCGTGCACGAAGTCAACGGCGAGCGGACCCGGCTCCGGCACGGCGACCTCGTCTGGATCCGCCCGCGCGACCGCCACCGTCTGACCGCCGTCAGCCGGAAGCCGCTGCAGTTCTGCAACCTTGCCTTTCCGGCCAACATCATCGCCGGGCTGATTGCCCGTTACGAAGAGTTCCGTTACTATTTCGGCGGGGACAACCGGCAGCCGATCATGATTCCGCTGTCGGAGTCGCTGTTTGAATGGCTCGAACGCGGTGCGGCCGGGCTGCGGAATTGTCCGGATTCCCGGCTCGCGCTCGATCGTTTTCTGATGAACCTGATCGGAGAACTCGCCGCGATGCGCATGAATCCGTACCGGAGCTGTCCGCCCTGGCTGCAGGAGGCCGCCGCCGAACTCGAACGGAACCCCGAACACTTGAAACTCGGCAGCCGCGCGCTCGCACTGCTCGCCGGGCGCACTCCCGAACATGTCGCGCGCGAGCTGCGCCGTTTTGCGGGCATGACGCCGAGCGAAGCCGTGAACCGCGCCAGAATCGATTACGCCGCGCGGCTTCTGACCGGCAGCGACCTGACGATCACGGAGATCGCCTACCAGTGCGGCTTCGGCTCCCTGAGCGGCTTCTTTCCGGCGTTTCAGCGTTTCTGCCGCGAAACGCCGCTCGAGTATCGCCGGGCGCACCGTAATTTCGAGCAGAGCTGCTGCCCGAAAAAAAGCGGATCGGTCTTTACAGCCGGGCGCAGCGGTTCTGCAGGAGCGCGTCGATGA
- the argB gene encoding acetylglutamate kinase, whose amino-acid sequence MKELIGKADVLIEALPYIQKFRNSIMVVKFGGSAMEDPGLVESTMRDVVLLEAIGIRPIVVHGGGKAISAELRKQDIPVRFVNGLRYTCEKTIKIVDDVLHNQVNAALVRLGNENGGKMIGLSGKGILHAVRTKSVDPVTCERQDVGFVGEISAVNVAPIMEALEAGLTPVVTPLGVGIDGQVYNINADIAACKIAEAIHARKLVFLSDVPGVLADCENPDSVIPTIRTDEIDGLVLRKVLSGGMLPKIKSCVEALNSGINKVHLIDGRINHTLLLEIFTDHGVGTQIVRPDSVM is encoded by the coding sequence ATGAAAGAACTGATCGGCAAGGCGGACGTGCTCATCGAAGCGCTGCCTTACATCCAGAAATTCCGCAACTCGATCATGGTGGTCAAGTTCGGCGGCAGCGCCATGGAAGATCCCGGCCTCGTCGAAAGCACCATGCGCGACGTCGTCCTGCTCGAAGCGATCGGCATCCGCCCCATCGTCGTCCACGGCGGCGGCAAGGCCATCTCCGCCGAACTCCGGAAGCAGGACATCCCGGTCCGCTTCGTCAACGGACTGCGCTACACCTGCGAAAAAACCATCAAAATCGTCGACGACGTGCTCCACAACCAGGTCAACGCCGCGCTGGTCCGGCTCGGCAACGAAAACGGCGGCAAGATGATCGGGCTCTCCGGCAAGGGAATCCTGCACGCCGTGCGCACGAAGTCCGTCGACCCGGTGACCTGCGAACGGCAGGACGTCGGTTTCGTCGGCGAAATCTCCGCTGTCAATGTCGCTCCGATCATGGAGGCGCTTGAGGCCGGGCTGACCCCGGTGGTCACGCCGCTCGGCGTCGGCATCGACGGGCAGGTCTACAACATCAACGCCGATATCGCGGCGTGCAAGATCGCCGAGGCGATCCACGCGCGCAAGCTCGTCTTCCTCTCCGACGTGCCGGGAGTGCTCGCCGACTGCGAGAATCCCGATTCGGTCATCCCGACCATCCGCACCGACGAGATCGACGGGCTCGTGCTGCGCAAGGTCCTCTCCGGCGGCATGCTGCCGAAGATCAAGAGCTGCGTCGAAGCGCTGAACTCCGGCATCAACAAGGTCCACCTCATCGACGGCCGGATCAACCATACGCTGCTGCTCGAAATTTTCACGGACCACGGCGTCGGCACCCAGATCGTGCGCCCCGACTCGGTCATGTAA
- a CDS encoding shikimate kinase — MVPARSVVLAGIKHCGKTTLGRLLARRWGVPFLDTDAELEAEFAVRHKRSAGFRDIYRELGEEGFRRLEAEVIDALADGGSVRVIALGGGVVANPFLSPDALRKLGFGVWLDLKLEIAYPRILRRGLPPFLAGSADPEAEFRRICREREPKFRAFAELPFGIETEEPAETVAERLASAIEKEYSK; from the coding sequence ATGGTCCCGGCACGCTCGGTCGTCCTCGCCGGCATCAAGCACTGCGGCAAAACCACGCTGGGCCGGCTGCTGGCCCGGCGCTGGGGAGTGCCGTTCCTCGACACCGATGCGGAACTCGAGGCGGAATTCGCGGTGCGGCACAAACGCTCCGCCGGTTTCCGCGACATCTACCGCGAACTCGGGGAAGAGGGGTTCCGGCGTCTCGAAGCGGAAGTCATCGATGCACTGGCCGATGGCGGAAGCGTGCGCGTCATCGCGCTCGGCGGCGGAGTCGTGGCGAATCCGTTTCTCTCACCGGATGCATTGCGGAAGCTCGGGTTCGGCGTCTGGCTCGATCTGAAGCTGGAAATCGCCTATCCCCGCATCCTGCGCCGCGGCCTGCCGCCCTTCCTCGCCGGCAGCGCGGACCCGGAGGCCGAATTCCGCCGGATCTGCCGCGAACGCGAACCGAAGTTCCGGGCATTCGCCGAGCTCCCCTTCGGCATCGAAACGGAGGAGCCGGCCGAAACCGTCGCGGAAAGACTCGCATCAGCCATAGAAAAGGAATACAGCAAATGA
- the aroC gene encoding chorismate synthase: MSGNTFGHLFRVTTFGESHGPGLGVIIDGVPAGLRLDPEQIQHDLDRRRPGQSKVSTMRKEADEVEILSGVMDGVTTGTALAMLIRNTDQRSRDYGNLATCFRPGHADYGYFKKYGIRDYRGGGRSSGRETAMRVAAGSVAKQLLAHYGVTIQAYTLRLGGVDAAKVDLAAVESNIVRSADPDAAEAMIAAIRAAQAEMDSVGGIIECRADGVPAGLGEPVFDKLDALIAHAVLSIGGIKGIEFGSGFAAADLRGSVNNDPITPDGFTSNHAGGIIGGISNGNTILFRAAMKPTSSIAKEQKTIDEAGSAVTISVHGRHDPCLVPRAVPVVEAMTALVLIDALLQNRCARL; encoded by the coding sequence ATGAGCGGAAACACCTTCGGACACCTGTTCCGGGTCACCACCTTCGGAGAATCGCACGGCCCCGGACTCGGCGTCATCATCGACGGCGTTCCGGCGGGACTCAGGCTCGACCCGGAACAGATTCAGCACGACCTCGACCGCCGCCGCCCGGGGCAGTCGAAAGTCAGCACAATGCGGAAAGAGGCCGACGAAGTCGAAATCCTCTCCGGAGTCATGGACGGCGTCACGACCGGAACCGCGCTGGCCATGCTGATCCGCAACACCGACCAGCGCAGCCGCGACTACGGCAACCTGGCAACCTGTTTCCGCCCCGGCCACGCCGATTACGGCTATTTCAAGAAATACGGAATCCGCGACTACCGCGGCGGCGGACGCTCTTCCGGACGCGAGACCGCCATGCGCGTCGCCGCCGGCAGCGTGGCCAAACAGCTGCTGGCCCATTACGGCGTCACCATCCAGGCCTACACCCTCCGGCTCGGCGGAGTCGATGCGGCGAAGGTCGACCTCGCGGCGGTCGAATCGAACATCGTGCGTTCGGCCGACCCCGACGCCGCCGAAGCGATGATCGCGGCCATCCGCGCCGCACAGGCTGAAATGGACAGCGTCGGCGGCATCATCGAATGCCGGGCGGACGGCGTGCCGGCCGGACTCGGCGAACCGGTGTTCGACAAACTCGACGCCCTCATCGCGCACGCCGTGCTCTCGATCGGCGGCATCAAGGGGATCGAATTCGGCTCCGGCTTCGCGGCGGCCGACCTGCGCGGCAGCGTCAACAACGATCCGATCACGCCGGACGGCTTCACAAGCAACCATGCCGGAGGCATCATCGGCGGGATTTCGAACGGAAACACGATCCTCTTCCGCGCCGCGATGAAGCCGACCAGCTCCATTGCGAAGGAGCAGAAAACCATCGACGAAGCCGGCAGCGCCGTCACGATCAGCGTTCACGGCCGCCACGACCCGTGTCTCGTGCCGCGCGCGGTGCCTGTGGTCGAGGCGATGACCGCGCTCGTCCTCATCGACGCGCTCCTGCAGAACCGCTGCGCCCGGCTGTAA